In a single window of the Orcinus orca chromosome 9, mOrcOrc1.1, whole genome shotgun sequence genome:
- the LOC101276211 gene encoding TCR gamma alternate reading frame protein isoform X4 yields MKMFDPRLKFAITDRSLDGDMSPKPTIFLPSIDEINLHEAGTHLCLLEKFFPDVIKVYWKEKNGNRVLESQQGNIIKTNDTYMKFSWLTMTKKSMDNELVCIVKHENNKRGIDQEILFPSIENNKRGIDQEILFPSINKEVTTHACVKKGSDSLQLQLMNTCACYTYLLLLLKSLVYFVIISFCVCRRTAVCGHAKSS; encoded by the exons atgaaaatgtttgACCCAAGGCTGAAGTTTGCTATTACAG ATAGAAGCCTTGATGGAGACATGTCTCCCAAGCCCACTATATTTCTTCCTTCGATTGATGAAATAAACCTCCATGAGGCTGGAACACATCTTTGCCTTCTCGAGAAGTTTTTCCCTGATGTCATTAAGGTCtattggaaagaaaagaatggcaACAGAGTTCTGGAATCCCAGCAGGGAAATATCATCAAGACTAATGATACATACATGAAATTCAGCTGGCTGACCATGACTAAAAAGTCAATGGATAATGAACTCGTATGTATCGTCAAACACGAGAATAATAAAAGAGGAATTGATCAAGAGATTCTTTTCCCTTCAATTGAGAATAATAAAAGAGGAATTGATCAAGAGATTCTTTTCCCTTCAATTAACAAAG AGGTCACTACACATGCCTGCGTGAAAAAAGGAAGTG ATTCCCTGCAGCTGCAGCTCATGAACACCTGTGCCTGCTACACctacctccttctcctcctcaagAGCTTGGTCTACTTTGTCATCATCTCCTTCTGTGTGTGTAGAAGAACAGCCGTCTGCGGCCATGCGAAGAGCTCGTGA